A DNA window from uncultured Methanoregula sp. contains the following coding sequences:
- a CDS encoding glutamine amidotransferase family protein — protein MCGIIGVIDRSRRCMDGSKIKEALASMDERGSGEGAGYVAYGIYPDYKDYYALHVFFDNIRENKTPLDNLLEKWGTIVHDEQIKTYEQPNIRKVHTPWRYFFRPDRSLMPKSTTPDEDIVTHLVMKVNSERNGALIFSSGKNLGVFKAAGWPEDVANFYRIQDYQGYLWLAHNRYPTNTSGWWGGAHPFNLLNWSVVHNGEITSYGTNRRYIESYGYKCTMYTDTEVVAYLVDLLVRKHGLSEKMAVRALAPPFWDEIDRMPPKEQELNRAIRLTYGPALMNGPFAICVANENSLVGFTDRIKLRPLVSGESGDRLFISSEEAAIRRIDPDVGNITMPKAGEPVIGRVYS, from the coding sequence CGGGAGCGGGGAGGGCGCCGGGTACGTCGCGTACGGAATTTATCCTGATTACAAGGACTACTATGCCCTTCACGTCTTTTTCGACAATATCCGGGAGAACAAGACCCCGCTCGATAACCTGCTGGAGAAATGGGGCACGATCGTTCACGATGAACAGATCAAGACCTATGAACAGCCCAATATCCGAAAGGTCCACACACCCTGGCGTTATTTCTTCCGGCCCGACCGCAGCCTGATGCCCAAGAGTACCACACCCGATGAAGATATCGTCACCCACCTTGTGATGAAGGTCAACAGCGAGAGAAACGGCGCCCTCATCTTCTCTTCCGGAAAAAATCTCGGGGTCTTCAAGGCAGCCGGCTGGCCGGAGGATGTTGCGAACTTCTACCGGATCCAGGATTATCAGGGCTACCTCTGGCTTGCCCACAACCGGTACCCGACCAACACTTCCGGCTGGTGGGGCGGGGCCCACCCGTTCAACCTCTTAAACTGGAGCGTTGTGCACAACGGGGAGATCACATCCTACGGCACCAACCGGCGCTACATCGAGAGCTACGGGTACAAATGCACGATGTACACCGACACGGAAGTTGTCGCATACCTTGTCGACCTGCTCGTCAGAAAGCACGGGCTCTCCGAGAAGATGGCAGTCCGGGCACTCGCTCCCCCGTTCTGGGACGAGATCGACCGGATGCCGCCAAAGGAGCAGGAATTGAACCGGGCAATACGCCTGACCTACGGTCCCGCACTCATGAACGGGCCGTTTGCAATCTGCGTGGCAAACGAGAACTCGCTGGTCGGCTTCACGGACCGGATCAAGCTCCGCCCGCTCGTCTCAGGAGAGAGCGGCGATCGCCTCTTCATCTCAAGCGAGGAGGCAGCAATCCGCAGGATTGACCCGGATGTCGGCAACATCACGATGCCCAAGGCCGGCGAACCGGTCATCGGGAGGGTGTACTCATGA
- a CDS encoding glutamate synthase-related protein, whose amino-acid sequence MSIGSTPLKFRVTIDPDRCMDCGRCIENCSYGVYRREAGRIRINSRNCVACHRCLAFCPRDAIEIEEKPGDYRSHPVWTREIREAVFNQAKTGKIISGGMGNALPYPIIFDRLVLDACQVTNPSIDPLREPMELRTYIGKKPSSLSLREQPGKDVELLTKLTPNLQIETPIMIGHMSYGAISLPAQQAMARAVHRLGTFMGTGEGGLHQSLYPYQKNMIVQVASGRFGVDIDYLERGAAIEIKIGQGAKPGIGGHLPGEKVCADVACTRMIPEGSDAISPAPHHDIYSIEDLKQLVHGLKEATEWKKPVFVKIAAVHNSAAIAAGIARSGADAVVVDGFRGGTGSAPVVFRDHVGIPIEAAIASVDAKLRQQGIRNEVSVIASGGIRQSADVAKIICLGADAVYIGTSALVAMGCRVCGTCNRGVCAWGIATQKPELTKRLDPETNAVQVENLIHGWTLELAELMGAAGINSIESLRGNRDRLRGYMLDEGILNVLDVKTVGA is encoded by the coding sequence ATGAGCATCGGGAGCACGCCTTTGAAGTTCCGGGTCACGATCGATCCCGACCGGTGCATGGACTGCGGACGCTGCATCGAGAACTGCTCGTATGGCGTGTACCGGAGGGAGGCGGGCAGGATCCGGATCAATTCGCGCAACTGCGTTGCCTGCCACCGGTGTCTCGCGTTCTGCCCAAGGGATGCGATCGAGATCGAAGAGAAGCCGGGCGATTACCGGAGCCACCCGGTCTGGACCCGCGAGATCCGGGAAGCGGTCTTCAACCAGGCAAAGACCGGCAAGATCATATCGGGAGGGATGGGCAATGCCCTGCCCTACCCGATCATCTTTGACCGGCTCGTTCTCGATGCCTGCCAGGTGACCAACCCGAGCATCGACCCCTTGCGGGAACCCATGGAGCTGCGCACCTATATCGGCAAGAAGCCGTCGTCCCTCTCCCTCAGGGAGCAGCCCGGTAAAGATGTCGAGCTCTTAACAAAACTCACGCCCAACCTCCAGATCGAGACCCCGATCATGATCGGGCATATGAGTTACGGGGCGATCAGCCTGCCGGCCCAGCAGGCCATGGCAAGAGCCGTCCACCGTCTCGGCACATTCATGGGCACGGGAGAGGGTGGACTTCACCAGTCGCTCTACCCGTACCAGAAGAACATGATAGTCCAGGTAGCCTCGGGACGGTTCGGGGTCGATATCGATTATCTCGAACGCGGTGCTGCGATCGAGATCAAGATCGGCCAGGGCGCAAAACCGGGTATCGGTGGCCACCTCCCGGGGGAGAAAGTCTGCGCCGATGTCGCCTGCACCCGCATGATCCCGGAGGGCAGCGATGCCATCAGCCCGGCACCCCACCATGATATCTACAGCATCGAGGATCTCAAGCAGCTGGTCCACGGGCTCAAGGAAGCAACCGAATGGAAGAAGCCGGTCTTTGTCAAGATCGCAGCCGTCCACAACTCCGCTGCCATTGCCGCAGGGATAGCCCGTTCGGGGGCAGATGCCGTTGTTGTCGACGGATTCCGCGGGGGAACCGGCTCGGCACCCGTGGTCTTCCGCGACCATGTCGGCATCCCGATAGAAGCTGCCATTGCAAGCGTTGATGCCAAGCTGCGCCAGCAGGGGATCCGGAACGAAGTCTCCGTTATAGCAAGCGGCGGGATCCGGCAGAGTGCCGACGTGGCAAAGATCATCTGCCTTGGTGCCGATGCCGTGTATATCGGTACTTCAGCGCTCGTGGCCATGGGCTGCAGGGTCTGCGGAACCTGCAACCGGGGCGTCTGCGCCTGGGGCATCGCCACCCAGAAACCCGAGCTGACAAAGCGGCTCGATCCCGAGACGAACGCGGTGCAGGTCGAGAACCTGATCCATGGCTGGACCCTTGAACTGGCAGAACTGATGGGGGCGGCAGGCATCAACAGCATCGAGAGCCTGCGGGGCAACCGCGACCGGCTCCGGGGTTACATGCTGGACGAGGGCATCCTGAATGTCCTTGACGTGAAGACCGTGGGGGCCTGA